GGATGCATCCCAATTCATCGATCAGTACGCGGAACCCGCCATCGAGCAAATGCATCGACTTCCTCGGCTGCGTCTGCGAATGAACGACGGAGGACGGAAACCCTGCCCTTTTGTGACGGAAAAGGGATGCAGCGTGTACGACGACCGGCCGTCGGCCTGCCGTATTTATCCGTTGGGCCGGGCCACAGCCAAATCAAAATCGGGGGCTTCCGCTGTCATCGAACGATTTTTCCTGGTGAAGGAGGAACACTGCAAAGGGTTCGAAGAGTCGAGGGAATGGACGGTGGAAGACTGGACTTCCGACCAGGGACTCGATTCGTATCAGAAATTCAATGACCTCTGGATGGAAATCGTCACCCATCAAGGTTCCATAGGCGCGGGTGACGTTGCGACTCGCAATGCTCAGATGTTCTTTATGGCTTCCTACAACCTGGAAGCCTTCAGGCGATTCGTGTTCAACACTTCTTTTCTCCAATCGTTCGAAGTGGACGATGATACGGTTCGCCGAATTCGACAGGACGATGAAGAGCTGCTTGAATTCGCGATTAAATGGGTCCGCTTCGCTCTTTTTGGAGAACCGACCATGTCCATCCGGAAGGAGGTTCTAGCGGGGAGGGAACGTCCGACAAGGTCTCCCTGAGTAGACGATTATAGCTGTTTTCTGCCTGACCGACGGCGGCGCCTTCATCCTTCCCAGACCTCGACAATAAATCGTCCCTCGCTCCCAAGTGGAGGAGGGACGATTCATATATGCGTATGCAGGGTCGAGTCTCTTAGGCTGCCGTCTTGAGGGCTTTTTCGACCGGAATGATATTTCTGTCCAGGCAGGCAT
The genomic region above belongs to Deltaproteobacteria bacterium and contains:
- a CDS encoding YkgJ family cysteine cluster protein; this encodes MTNPSNKEASLEPLESKHFRFDCHPEVPCFTECCADLNLALTPYDILRLKKRLQLDASQFIDQYAEPAIEQMHRLPRLRLRMNDGGRKPCPFVTEKGCSVYDDRPSACRIYPLGRATAKSKSGASAVIERFFLVKEEHCKGFEESREWTVEDWTSDQGLDSYQKFNDLWMEIVTHQGSIGAGDVATRNAQMFFMASYNLEAFRRFVFNTSFLQSFEVDDDTVRRIRQDDEELLEFAIKWVRFALFGEPTMSIRKEVLAGRERPTRSP